Proteins encoded within one genomic window of Thermodesulfobacteriota bacterium:
- the sucC gene encoding ADP-forming succinate--CoA ligase subunit beta, translating to MNIHEYQAKELLSLYGAATPTGKVAFNEEEAHQIAQDLNSGKFVIKAQIHAGGRGKGGGVKLASLLDQVKEIASEIIGMILVTHQTGPDGKLVKKVLVEEASDIDKEFYLGMVIDRSKEEIVIMASREGGVEIEEIARTHPEKILKEYIDPVVGLQPFQCRKIAYFLGLEGKSVGKAVKFVSALYQLFTDKDCSLAEINPLILTKSGDLIALDAKMNFDDNALFRHPDIEKYHDPDEEDPTELEAKKWSISYVKLDGNIGCLVNGAGLAMATMDIIKYHGGEPANFLDVGGGASTEQVTQAFKMILSDPNVKAIFVNIFGGIMKCDTIAEGIIAAAREVGIQVPLVVRLEGTNVELGRKMLSESGLNIITGGDMREAAARVVEAAGV from the coding sequence GTGAACATACACGAGTATCAGGCAAAGGAACTGTTATCCCTCTACGGCGCGGCGACGCCGACGGGGAAAGTCGCGTTTAACGAAGAAGAAGCGCACCAGATAGCGCAGGATTTAAACTCCGGAAAGTTCGTAATCAAGGCGCAGATTCACGCCGGCGGAAGGGGCAAGGGCGGGGGCGTAAAGCTCGCGAGCCTGCTCGACCAGGTTAAGGAAATAGCCTCCGAAATAATCGGAATGATACTCGTCACGCACCAGACAGGCCCCGACGGCAAGCTGGTGAAGAAGGTCCTCGTCGAAGAGGCCTCCGATATAGACAAGGAATTTTACCTCGGGATGGTTATAGACAGGTCGAAGGAAGAGATAGTTATAATGGCCAGCCGCGAAGGGGGCGTCGAAATCGAAGAGATCGCCCGCACACACCCCGAAAAGATACTCAAGGAATATATAGACCCCGTAGTCGGGCTCCAGCCCTTTCAGTGCAGGAAGATCGCTTACTTCCTCGGGCTCGAGGGAAAGAGCGTCGGCAAGGCCGTGAAGTTCGTATCCGCCCTCTACCAGCTCTTCACCGACAAGGACTGCTCCCTCGCCGAGATAAACCCGCTCATACTCACCAAGTCGGGCGACCTCATCGCACTCGACGCGAAGATGAATTTCGACGACAACGCCCTTTTCAGGCATCCCGACATCGAAAAGTATCACGACCCGGACGAAGAGGACCCGACCGAGCTCGAGGCCAAGAAGTGGAGCATCAGCTACGTCAAGCTCGACGGCAACATAGGCTGCCTCGTAAACGGCGCGGGGCTCGCCATGGCGACGATGGACATCATCAAGTACCACGGCGGCGAGCCGGCGAACTTCCTCGACGTGGGCGGCGGCGCCAGCACCGAGCAGGTCACCCAGGCCTTCAAGATGATCCTGAGCGACCCGAACGTAAAGGCGATATTCGTCAACATATTCGGCGGCATCATGAAATGCGACACCATAGCCGAGGGCATAATCGCGGCGGCCAGGGAAGTCGGCATACAGGTGCCCCTCGTCGTAAGGCTCGAAGGGACCAACGTCGAGCTCGGAAGGAAGATGCTTTCCGAATCCGGCCTCAATATCATCACCGGCGGCGACATGCGGGAAGCCGCGGCCAGGGTCGTGGAAGCGGCCGGCGTCTAA